In Methanomicrobiales archaeon, the DNA window TCCGCCGCCCTCGCCGGCGCCGATATCGTGATGCTCGACAATATGCCCCCGGAAGCGGTGGAGAGGACGATCGCGGACCTCGGGCAGCGGGACCTCCGGCGGCGGATCGTGCTCGAAGTCTCCGGCGGCATCGACGCGTCCAACTTCGACAGGTTCGCCCGCCTGGACGTGGACGTCATCAGCATGGGCGCCCTCACGCACAGCGTGAGGAACTTCGACGTCTGTCTGGAAGTCCTGAAAGGCGCGAAGTCCTTCCGGCTGTAGGCGGGGCGATCGCGCCATCCGGTCCTGCTGTCCTCCGGGGGATCCACGCGGATTCCCCGCCGGGTCCCGCCTCCGTCATGGGGCGCGGATCCGTCTCCGCCGCAGCCCTGCGAGCCGCTCCCGGCAGGGGTGGCAGAACACCTTCCGCTTGCGGTCCAGTTCGTCCAGGGTCCTCGGGGGGAACATGATGCACTCGGGATCAGCGCAGTGGTCCAGCCCTTCCAGGTGCCCGATCTCGTGGGCGCTCTCTTTGGCGATCCGCTCCACCAGATCGGGATCGGACTCCACCCGCCCGTAGTAGCGGTTGTCCAGCCGCAGCGCCGAGACGACGGCCGTACCCGCCGATGCGCGTGCCAGTCCGAAGACGAAGTCGGACCCCTGGTCGAAGAGGTCGTGCTGCACCACCAGGAGGAGCGGATCGTCCGTCTTCAGGCGGCGCTTCTGCAGAAAAAGCCGATCCAGGATCGCCCGGGCATCGTACTGCTTTCTGTCGTTGTCATATCCGTTCAGCAGGAGGCGGTTCTCCTCCACGAAAACGGGCATATCGACCATGGCCGCGACGGTCCTGGCGACCGGCAGCGCCAGCCCGGGAGCGGCCGTGGTGTCCCAAAGCATTTTGATGCCCATCATCATACGGTTAGTAATGCGCCCCTATAAACGTATTGAGTTCCTGATCGGCGATTATATAAGCAGGAATTACCGCAGCGCCGTCGAGATCGGCGCGGGCAGGAACGTCACCGCCGCACTCCTCTGCGCGGAGCGGGGCGTCCGCATCCTCTGCACCGATATCCGCTCCATCCCGCCGCACGAAGGGCTGCCGACCTGCGTGGACGA includes these proteins:
- a CDS encoding archaemetzincin family Zn-dependent metalloprotease, whose translation is MMGIKMLWDTTAAPGLALPVARTVAAMVDMPVFVEENRLLLNGYDNDRKQYDARAILDRLFLQKRRLKTDDPLLLVVQHDLFDQGSDFVFGLARASAGTAVVSALRLDNRYYGRVESDPDLVERIAKESAHEIGHLEGLDHCADPECIMFPPRTLDELDRKRKVFCHPCRERLAGLRRRRIRAP